The Dehalococcoidia bacterium genome includes the window CAGCCGCCGCGCGCCGGCGTCCTGCCAGCGGCGCGCCATCGCCGCCGGGTCATCGCCGTACGCCGTCTCGCGCCCGAAGTCGCCCTGGTACAGCCGGACGCAGCGGCCGCCACGCAGGTCGATGGCCGGGATCACTTCCACCAGAGGACTACCGCGGAGGTCAGCCGCCGCGCTGCTTGCGCAGCTCGGCCTCGATCATCCTCTCCTCGGCCTCGCGGCTCCAGAGGGACGGGAAGACGAAGGTGCTCAGGGCCTGCCAGACCACGAAAGCGCCCCAGATACCGGCGATCCAGAGCGAGAACCCGAGGCCGCCACCGGCGAGAAGGTCGATTACCATCAGGGTGCCAACGATGGCGGCATACGTGGCCAGGTGCCGATAGAAGCCGAGTCGAGCGCGGACCTTGCGCTTCGCCCTGCGGTACTCGTCGTCCTCGTATTTCATCTCCCGGCCCCACGGCCCGCGGCCCATCCGCAGGGCGAAGAATGGCAGCTCGATGTCGATGCCCTCGAAGCCTCTGTCCTTGTCACCCTGGTTTCCGCTGGTCACTCCAGGTCGATTATAGGGCTCGGATCACTCCGGCGGCCCGAGCGCGATACGCAAGAAGTTGGCGTAGAAGCGCAAACCCAGGTCGCCGCTCTTTTCCGGGTGAAACTGAGTCGCCACCACGTTGTCGCGGGCGAGGACGCTGGCGAAACGCACGCCATACTCCGTCTCGCCGGCTACCCAGGAGCGGTCCTCGGGATCAGGGTAGTAGCTGTGGACGAAGTAGAAGTACGAGTTGTCCGGGATGCCGTCGAAGACGGGGTGGTCGCGGGTCTGCTGCACCTGGTTCCAGCCCATGTGCGGCACCTTCTGTCCGGACGGGAGCCGCCTGACCCGGCCGGGAATGACGCCCAGGCAGCGGTGCTCGCCGCCTTCTTCGCTCACCGAAAGCAGCGCCTGCTGGCCCATGCAGACGCCGAGGAACGGACGGCCGCTGTCAATGTACTCGCGGATTGGCTGCACCAGGCCGCCCTGCTTCAGGTTGCGCATCGTGTCGGCCGCCGCGCCCACGCCCGGGACGATGAGCGCTTCGGCGCGGTCGACGGCGCGCGCCTCACAGCTCACGAGGGGCTCATAGCCCTGGTGCGCGACCGCGCGCGCGACGCTCCGCAGGTTCCCCGCCCCGTAGTCGACGATGACGACCTGCTTCATGGCTGATCTGATTCTAACAGCCGCCGGCGCCGGACTCCCGGCATCGCGCCGCCCGCGGGGCCGTCAATCGAGCATCAGCTGCATCGTCACGACGTCCAGCCAGCGGCCGAACTTGCGGCCTACTTCACGCTCGCGGCCCGCCTCTACGAAGCCAAGCTGCGCATGAAGCTCGATGCTGGGCCGGTTCTCGCCCGTGATGCGGCCGAGTATCGTGTGGAAATGCCTCGCGCGGCCCTCGGCAATGAGCGCCTCCAGGAGGAGGCGGCCAATGCCCTGGCGGCGGCGGTCCTGATGCACGTAGACCGTGTCTTCGACCGAAAGGCCATAAGCCGGGCGCTCGTGGTAACGCGAGAGACATCCGAAGCCCACGACCTCCTCGCCGTCGACAGCAACGAGGGCGCAATAGGGGTCCCGGTGACTTTCGAGCCATGCCATCTGGACTTCGAGCGACCGCGGCTCAGTGTCGAACGTGGCGACGCCGTTCGCCACCTCGTAGTTGTAGATGGCCAGCACGGCTGGCATGTCCTCGGCGCGAGCCGGGCGGACGAAGACCTTCATGGCCTTGTGGCCTCCAGCTCTTCGACCAGCGCCGGCAGCTCCTCGAGGCTGGCGATGGCGTAGCCAGCGAAGCGGGAGCGCCGCGTGCCATCGCGGTCCACCAGGACGGTGTGCGCCCCCGCCTCCGCCGCCCAGGCGAGCGCTTCTGGCGAGTCATCGACTACGACACAGGCGCCCGCTTCCAGGCCTGCGTAGGCGAAGGCCCTGCCGTAGTAGACGGGACCGGCCTTGAAGGCGTTGACCAGGTCGGGGCCAAACAGGTGCCCGAAGTAATCTCGCAGACCCATGCCGGTCAGGTAGCCGTGCAGCTCGCGCGACTCTTCGCCCGAAGCCGTATGGAGGGCATGGCCAGATGCCGCCAGGCGCCGGACCGCCGCGGGCGCATCGGCGAACCCGGAGCGGCAGCGTGAGGTCACGTACTCAGCTGCTGCGATGGCGATCGCCAGCGCTTCCTCCTCGTCCTCCGGCAGGGGTACGCCCACCTCGCCAGCCATCGCGGCCAGCCAGTCGAGCTGGTAGCGGCGGGACCAGGCGTGATAGGTGTCCACCAGCCCCTTACGGGCCTGATCGGCAAGCAGGCGGTCCCATAGCCCCGCCACGAGCTTCGAGTTGGCCATCGACCAGTCGGAGGCGCTGCCGCCGAGGCGGGGCGGAAAGAACTCGCCGACCAGCCGCACCCATTCGTGGTGTCGTAGCTTGTTGTCGTTCATCACACCGCCGTCGTCGACGAAAACAGCCAGCCGAGGCATGCAGGCATGTATGCTGCCAGTCTGTTCGCCGCCAGGCAAGATCAGCGGACGCTGGACGGGAGCGGCCCGGGCCCCGGAAGCCCGTCCGGCTCGGGAGTCTTGCCGGCGAGGACTGCGGCGACGCGGCGGTCGAGGCGCCGGGCCAACTCGCGGACTTCCGCCCTCACGTCATCGGCCCCGAAGCGCATCACCACGACCTGGCCCACTACGGGGCCTCTCTGGAAGCCGGCCATGGTCACGGTCACGGTCGCCGGGCGGCTGAAGCCGAAGGTCTCCGCCTGCGCCAGGAGCCGGACGCTGACGCCGTAGCCCCGCTTGCCGGACGGCACCTCGAATTCCGCGAAGGAGTGCAGGGTGCCGAGGTCTGTGGTGCCTGAGACCTGGCGCTTCAAGTCCGCGAGGTGATCGGCCAGGTCCCCGGACGCGCCCTCCTCGCTGCGATACAGGGTCACGGAGCTGCCGAAGGAGAAGGCCCCACGCGCCCGGACGATAGCCTCGTCCGAGGTAAACGAGGCGAGGTATCGGAGCACCTTGCCGAAGCGCTGGACGTCCTCCGCCTCGTCCGGCGGGTCCGCCGACAAGGCGATGATGGCGACAGCGTCCTGCTCGCCCGCGTCCGGGGCTATCCGGGCCGAGGCATACGCCGGGCCGAACTCCGAAAGCGGCAGAGCCATCGCTCGTAGCTGCTCGGGGCTCAGCCGCGCGCCTTCTTCGCCCTGCCAGGGCGAGCATCCAGCAACGGCGATCACGGCCAGGAGTAGGACGAGTCGAACCACTTCAAGGGGATCATCGGCAGCGCGAACACCAATGCGATGGTGATGACGTTGGGCGCGGTTCGCGTCACTCCCGCCGCGGCGTCTCGCCTGCAGGCCGTTTGTCCGTAGGTGGCCTTCCATTAAGCTCTGGACAGGCCTGCTAAGCATTGCATAATTACGAGAATGGGCCGCAACCCCGGCCCGGCCCAACGTCACGCCGGTGTTCAGCCCGGCCGGTCAGTGGCGCGTGGATCGGGCTCGATGCGGCCCATTCACCTGACCCCGGCAGCCGTGATGGTCGCACGCCTGTTCGGTATACTCAGAGGGTGACGGAAGCCACCGCCTCGGAACGGTCCGCGCAGGAAGCCAAGCTCCGAGTCGAGGAGCTGCGCTCACAGATCAACTACCACGACTACCGGTACTACGTCCTCGACCAGCCAGAGATAAGCGACGCCGAATACGACGCGCTCATGCGCGAGCTGCGGCAGCTGGAGGAACAGTACCCGGAGCTGATAACGCCTGATTCGCCCACCCAGCGAGTCAGCGGCCAGCCGGTGGAGGCCTTCGGCGTCGTTGAGCACAGGGTCCCGTTGCTCAGCCTCGCGAACGCCTTCAACGAAGAGGAGTTCCGCGCCTGGTACAGGCGCGCGACCGCCCTCGCCGAGCGAGACCCCCTCGCGCTGGTCTGCGAGCCGAAGATCGATGGCCTTGCCGTCGCCCTGGTCTATGAGGGCGGCGTCTTCGTGCAGGGGGCGACCCGCGGCAACGGGTTGGTGGGTGAGAACGTGACTCAGAACCTGCGCACTATCCGCAGCATCCCGCTGACCCTGAAGGGCAGCTTCCCGAAGCGCTTCGAGGTCAGGGGCGAAGTCTACATGACCCGGTCCGGCTTCCAGCGCCTCAACGACGAACGGGCGCGGGAGAACGAGCGACGCCGCGAACGCGGACAGGCGGAGCTCCCGCTCTTCGCAAGTCCACGCAACTCCGCCGCCGGGTCTTTGCGCCAGCAGGACCCATCGATCACGGCCTCGCGGCCGCTCGACATCTTCATCTACCAGCTCGGCTGGGCAGAGGACGGCGAGACGCCGTCCTCTCACTGGGAGACCCTGCAGTGGCTCCGGAGCCTTGGCTTCAAGACCAACCCGCACGCCCGCCTCGTCTCCGGCGCCGACGAGGCCCTCGGTTACATCCGCGAGTGGGAGGAAAAGCGCGATTCACTCGACTACGAGATCGACGGCATGGTGGTCAAGGTCGATGACATCGGGCTCCAGCGCGCAATGGGTTTCGTCGGCCGCGAGCCCCGCTGGGCCATCGCATACAAGTTCCCGGCGACGCAGGCGACGACACGACTGAAGAGCATCGAGATCAACGTCGGTCGCACCGGCAGCCTGAATCCCTTTGCGGTCCTCGAGCCGGTCGTCGTCGCCCACGCCACCGTGAAGCTGGCGACACTGCACAACGAGGACGACATCCGCCGCAAGGACATCCGCATCGGCGACATCGTGATCGTGCAGCGCGCCGGCGACGTGATCCCGCAGGTAGTCGGACCGGTCGTAAGCCGGCGTACGGGTGAGGAAAAGGTCTTCGAGATGCCGAAGAACTGCCCCGCGTGCGGCACGCCCGTGGTCCGCCCGCCCGGCGAGGCGATGAGCTACTGCCCTAACCGCTCCTGTCCGGCGCAGATATTCCGGCTCCTGGTCCACTTCGCCCAGGCGCTGGAAATCGAGGGAATGGGGGAGGCGCTCTGCGACCAGCTGCTGCGCACCGGCCTGGTGAAAGACCTGGGCGACGTCTTCTACCTGACGCTCGAAGACCTCATGCAACTCGAGCGGATGGGAGAGAAGAGCGCGCGCAAGCTGCTGGCGAACATCGAGAAGGCCAAGACAGCCTCGCTCACCCGGATCCTTTTCGGCCTCGGGATCCGCCACGTCGGCTGGGAAAC containing:
- the ligA gene encoding NAD-dependent DNA ligase LigA — encoded protein: MTEATASERSAQEAKLRVEELRSQINYHDYRYYVLDQPEISDAEYDALMRELRQLEEQYPELITPDSPTQRVSGQPVEAFGVVEHRVPLLSLANAFNEEEFRAWYRRATALAERDPLALVCEPKIDGLAVALVYEGGVFVQGATRGNGLVGENVTQNLRTIRSIPLTLKGSFPKRFEVRGEVYMTRSGFQRLNDERARENERRRERGQAELPLFASPRNSAAGSLRQQDPSITASRPLDIFIYQLGWAEDGETPSSHWETLQWLRSLGFKTNPHARLVSGADEALGYIREWEEKRDSLDYEIDGMVVKVDDIGLQRAMGFVGREPRWAIAYKFPATQATTRLKSIEINVGRTGSLNPFAVLEPVVVAHATVKLATLHNEDDIRRKDIRIGDIVIVQRAGDVIPQVVGPVVSRRTGEEKVFEMPKNCPACGTPVVRPPGEAMSYCPNRSCPAQIFRLLVHFAQALEIEGMGEALCDQLLRTGLVKDLGDVFYLTLEDLMQLERMGEKSARKLLANIEKAKTASLTRILFGLGIRHVGWETADLLAEHFGSIDAIASASVDDLMSVPTIGPKTAYSVYEYFHDERNLAVIEKMKAAGVRMVGSAPAAREGPLKGLTIVVTGSLQRWSRNEVESLIRRLGGNVGSSVTKKTDYVVAGENPGSKLAKAEEYGITVLDEEGFAALLRERGASV
- a CDS encoding HAD family hydrolase, which translates into the protein MPRLAVFVDDGGVMNDNKLRHHEWVRLVGEFFPPRLGGSASDWSMANSKLVAGLWDRLLADQARKGLVDTYHAWSRRYQLDWLAAMAGEVGVPLPEDEEEALAIAIAAAEYVTSRCRSGFADAPAAVRRLAASGHALHTASGEESRELHGYLTGMGLRDYFGHLFGPDLVNAFKAGPVYYGRAFAYAGLEAGACVVVDDSPEALAWAAEAGAHTVLVDRDGTRRSRFAGYAIASLEELPALVEELEATRP
- the hisH gene encoding imidazole glycerol phosphate synthase subunit HisH encodes the protein MKQVVIVDYGAGNLRSVARAVAHQGYEPLVSCEARAVDRAEALIVPGVGAAADTMRNLKQGGLVQPIREYIDSGRPFLGVCMGQQALLSVSEEGGEHRCLGVIPGRVRRLPSGQKVPHMGWNQVQQTRDHPVFDGIPDNSYFYFVHSYYPDPEDRSWVAGETEYGVRFASVLARDNVVATQFHPEKSGDLGLRFYANFLRIALGPPE
- a CDS encoding 2TM domain-containing protein — its product is MTSGNQGDKDRGFEGIDIELPFFALRMGRGPWGREMKYEDDEYRRAKRKVRARLGFYRHLATYAAIVGTLMVIDLLAGGGLGFSLWIAGIWGAFVVWQALSTFVFPSLWSREAEERMIEAELRKQRGG
- a CDS encoding GNAT family N-acetyltransferase; this translates as MKVFVRPARAEDMPAVLAIYNYEVANGVATFDTEPRSLEVQMAWLESHRDPYCALVAVDGEEVVGFGCLSRYHERPAYGLSVEDTVYVHQDRRRQGIGRLLLEALIAEGRARHFHTILGRITGENRPSIELHAQLGFVEAGREREVGRKFGRWLDVVTMQLMLD